The Acidobacteriota bacterium DNA window TGGGGTCCATCGATTCGCGGATGACCCCGATGCGGGCTCCCCGCAGGCCGTCGGCGTCGAGGTCGGCGGCGTAGGAGTCGGGCACGTGTCCGGCCGCGTAGGCGGTGACCGGGTCGTTGGCGTCGTAGCCGGCGATGGCGTCGAGCAGGAGCGCCGCATCGCGGACGGTGCGGGTCATCGGTCCGAGCGTGTCGCTGGACGGGTTCGCCGGCATCATCCCGAAGCGGCTGACCAGCGGCAGCGTGGGGCGCAGGCCGACCAGCGCATGGACCGCCGCCGGTCCGCGGATGGATCCGCCGGTGTCCTCGCCGATGCCGACCATGCCGAAGTTGGCGGCGATGCCGGCGCCGGTGCCCCCGGACGAGCCGCTGGGGTTGCGGGTCGGGTCGTAGGCGTTGCGGATGATCCCGAAGGCCGAGCCGACGTAGCGCGAGGCGAACTCGCCCATGTTCGTCTTCGCCAGGATGAGGGCGCCCGCTTCCTTCATGCGCACGACGATGGTGGCGTCGCGGCGCGACACGAATCCCTCGAACAGCGCCGAGCCGTAGGTGGTCGGCAGGTCGCGCGTCTCCACCTGGTCCTTCAGCAGCACCGGGATGCAGTGCAACGGGCCGGTCGGCCCCGACTCGGCGTAGGCCGCGTCCAGGTCGTCGGCCCGGTCCAGCGCGCGCGGGTCGATCGCCTGGATGGCGTTCAGCGCCGGGCCCGCCTGGTCGTAGGCCTCTATCCGGTCGATGTAGCGTTGCACCAGAACCCGGCAGGTCAGCTCGCCCGACGCGAAGGCCGCGTGCACGTCGGCGACCGTCGCCTCGAGGAACTGGAAACCCTGGGCCGCGGCGACACCCGGGACGAGCAGCCAGGCGGCGGCCAACATCGCCATCCACTGCCTCGCGCTTCCGGCGCGCCGGTTGATTCGGTAGCTCGCCGCCGTCCTTCTGCTTCGCCTCACGGTTGTTCCCCTTTCAGCCTCCCGGCTCCGGGGGACTATGTCACGCGCGGCGCACGTTGGAAAGCGCCGCCGGGCGCCGGCGCTGCCCGGTGGGGCCGGAAAACAGCGGATTTTCTTGCCGGATCGTCCTATGATGACCGCAGGACGCGGTGTCCGACGGGATTCACGCGGCGTGTACCCGAAGGTGCGGGGGGACAGCATCATGATCGTCACCGGAAAGGCCCTGCCACGGCGAACCGTACTGCGCGGACTCGGCGCGTCGCTCGCGCTTCCGTTCCTCGACGGGATGGTCCCGGCGCTCGCGGCCCTGCGGAGGACCGCGGCGGCCCCCGTTCCGCGGCTCGGGGTCGTCTACGTCCCGAACGGGATGCGGATGGAGCACTGGATTCCCGCGGCGGCGGGGGGCGATTTCGAGTTTCCCCTCGTCCTGAAGCCGCTCGAGCCGTTGCGCCGCCACGTGCAGGTGCTGTCCGGGATGCACGGCGTCGCCAGCGCCGGCCCGCACCCGCGGGCGTCCACCCGTTTCCTGACCGGCGTTCCGGCCAAGCCGGAGAACGGCGCCGACGTGCTGGCCGGCATCTCGATGGACCAGATCGCCGGGCGCGTTCTGGGGCGGCAGACGCAGCTCGCCACGCTGGAGCTGGCCATCGACGGCCGCGATTTCTCCGGCTCGTGCGGCAACGGGTTCAGTTGCGCCTACACCAACACCATTGCCTGGGCCGACGAGACCACGCCGCTGCCGATGGAGAACGATCCCGGCATCGTGTTCGAGAGGCTGTTCGGCGACAGCGGCAGCACCGACCCGGCGGTCCGCCGGGCGCGGCTGGGTAAGGACGCCAGCCTGCTCGACTCGGTCAACGAGCGCGCGCACGATCTGGCCCGCGAGCTCGGTCCGGGCGACCGCCGCAAGCTGGACCAGTATCTCGACGCGGTGCGCGACGTCGAGCGGCGCATCCAGCGGACCGCCGCGCAGTCCGCCCGCGAGTTTCCCACGGTCGATCGGCCGGAGGGCGTTCCCGGCACCTTCGGCGAGCACGCCCGCCTGATGTTCGACCTGCTCGCCCTGGCCTGGGAGACCGACCTGACCCGGGTCGCCACCTTCATGCTGGGCCGCGAGCTGACCGGCCGCACCTACGCCGAGATCGGCGTGGCCGACGCGCACCACCCGATCTCGCACCACCAGCGGGATCCGGAGAAGCTGGCCAAGCTGACCAAGATCAACCAGTACCACGTCGACGTCTTCTCGCGCTTCCTGGAACGGCTGCGCACGACGCCGGACGGCGACGGCTCGCTGCTCGACCACGCGATGATCGTCTACGGCGCGGGAATGGCCGACAGCAACGCCCACGCCTCGGACGACCTGCCGGTCCTGCTGGCGGGGGGCGCCGCCGGTACGGGCGGGCGGCACGTCCGGTATTCGCCCGACACCCCGCTGGCGAACCTGCACCTGACGCTGCTCGACAAGCTGGGCGTGCCGGTGGATTCATTGGGCCACGCAACGGGGCTGCTGCCGCTGGGCGGGTGAGATGCCCCGCGGACGTCTCGTTGGCGGCAACGCTCCGCGAGCGTGCTTATTCACGGAGTGGTGAAGGTCATATCACGGAGAGCTCGACGGCGTCGGTCTCGGGCGGCAGACGACGACGTGTTCCGCTCGAATCTGCCGGCGGAACGAATTCGGCACGTCGTTCCAGACGAAGAGGTCGACTCTGAAGGGCAGGTTGCTTTCCTCGAGCGCTTCCCGCAAGTCGCCGACCCGGGCGCGTTGGTCGGGTGTCGAGAACACGACGAGGTCGAGATCGGATTTCGGATTGGAAGTACGCTTCGCACGAGAGCCGTAGGCCCAGGCCTCCGTGTCCGGCAGATGTCGTTGGAGCAATGCCAGCAAGGTTCTCCACTGGCTGGCGGTGATGTCGATGTCCCGCGCTAGTCCCATGCTGCTCCACTCATCTTCCGGTAGAGGCCGATGGCATCGGCGATGAAGTCCGGCATCAGCGCAAGACACGCCTTCGCTTTCTCGCCGTCGTAGTCGTGTGACGTGTCGATGCGGGCCTCGGCGTACTGCAGCCACCGCTCCAGCGGCGAGTCGAACAGGTCGTTCTCGTGGGCCAGCCTGAAGATCGGCCTCGGGCTGTTCGGCATATCGGGAAGGCCCAGTCCCTCGGACAGATAGCGCTTCAACACTTTCCAGAGGCAGTCGTAACAGGTCTCGAACCGCTGGATCACCGATTCGGCGATGGCCTCGCGGATCAGCTCCGGTCGCGAATCGTCCGACCGCCGATGGTTGTCGTGCTGCTCCTGCAGCCGCTTCAGGGACAGGTGGAACTTGCCGTAATCGATCATTGACATCGAGCCATTGGCCCGCCTTCAGCCCGCAATGCGCGTCTGTGTCCAGGGGTTGACGGTCGCGGCGCCCGTGTTCCGGAAATCGCGTTCGTTGCGTGTGACGATACGCAGCCCGTGGCTAACGGCCGTGCCGGCGATCATGGCGTCCGGCAAATGGTCGTCGAGCGGCTCGCCGCGGCGTCGCTTCGTCTCCAGGATCAGCGCGCAGGCCCGGGCGTCGGCGGCTGTCCAGTCGAATATCCGCTCTTCGAACAGATCGTCGACGATGCCCTGAAAGCGCTCTGTGAGATCGTCCCGCCGCCGGCCGGGATCGAGACGCCCGATGCCGTCGACGACCTCCCAGACGGTGACGGCGGAAAAGCCGATCCCCTCGGCCGCAATCCCGTCGAGAAACCGGGCGACCTTCGGTTCCGGAGCCGGCCGCATCATCTCGGAGACGACGTTCGCATCGAGAATCCAGGCCGTGCACGCCCTCATCTCTCGTCGTCCTCGGAAAACGTGACCGGCCGGTAGCCATATGACCTGGGCAAGGGCAACTCGATGCCGTGCTCCGCTCCGAAATACCTCCGGAACGCCGCGGACGGTTTCTGGTGGCCTTCGGACGTCTTCCGCTTCTCGTGGATCAGACGGCGGACGTACTCTTCCATCGATACGCCGTGATGTTCGGCTTCGCGCCGGACCCAGGACTTGTCGCCAGGGTCGATGTCGCGGACAGTGATGACGGAGTTCCGCTTCATGCTCCCTCCCCTGTCGCACTTGGCCTCAGCGCAGCAACGGAACATGCTAGCGCGAGTTGCTGTCGTGGCGTTCTGAGCCATTTTCCCACTGGCGGGGCAGGACGTTCCGAGATCGATGCCGTCTCGCCGACGAGCAGCTTGAGGGCCGGTCGGAACGTCTCGGAGAACGCCGCCGTGCCGGGGAGCGCGTCGGGCGGCCGCGCGGTTCGGGTGCGCCGCCGCGTCGTCACGCTGCTTCCCGCCCTCGACGAGTCAATCCGCCTTCTCCAGCCATCGGTCAGGTCCGCCGGTACTCCACCAGCGCGGACCGTCCGACGATGTCGACGATGCGCACGAGCGCCTCGACGCCGTTGGCGTCGGTCAGGTGCATATCCTCACCCGGCAGAAAATGGACCGGCTGTTGCCGTCCCTGGTTGATGGCGATGTCGGATGCGTAGAGGTGCGTCCGGTCGTACGCGTCGCGCACGGGATTCAACCTTCCCTTCAGTCCCGGTACGCTGCCGGTCGCTTCCGGAAAGATGACGGCGCCGCCAGCCGGCAGAGCCTCGAGTTCGACCGCCAGAGCCCCGTCCGCCGGACGCCAGTCACGTGTCACCCCGGCGGCATGACCCGGAGCCGCCGCGAACACGGTCACGGGGTGGTGTGTCGTGTGCAGATGGATTGCGGCTTCTCCGTTTTCGTCCGTCGTCGCCTGCTTCCACGTCCGGTTCGGGAACAGGACCAGCAGGTCGGCGCCCGGACGGGGAGTCCCGGCGGACCGGACGGTGACGATCGCGCGGGCGGCGCTGCAGACTTCAGCATCCCCGATCAGACGATACTCCGGCAGCGTCCCGCAGAGGGCGTACGTCTCACGTTTGATGATCGGGACGCCGTCGCCGCGGCGCTCCATGAAGTACTGGCGTTCCTCCGAGCCGGGGATGCCGTCCACGGGCAGTCGTCCCAACGCGGAGGCCAGCGCTTCGTTGCGGGTCGCCTGGCGACTTGCCATGCTGTCCACGGTCAGGCTGTTCGGCAATGCTCCGGGAGATTGAATCTCCAACCGGTCCGCGAACATCGACAACCGGATGCGGCTTCCACGCACGGCATAGTCTCGATGCGCGACGGCATTGACCAGGGCTTCGAACAACGCCTTGTCGCTGTACTGGGGTTGATCCACGCGCGCCGGCGTCTTGCGGGCGGACACCTGCATGTTCCGTACGGCGAATGCCACGGCATCGGCCACCTGTCGATCGAGGGGCCCGGTAATCTCCTGGGCGTCGACCTGCCCGGAGGCCCGGTCCGTTCCCCGGTATCGGGTGGCCGTGATGCAGGCGCAGGGCAGCAATTTCTCCGGACTCCGAGTGCACAACAGCACGCCGGCGACGGTGGCGCGCATCGTCTCTGCGTCGTCCCGCGCCAGCAGTGCGTGCTTCTCGAGAGCGGTTTCCGGGTTCACGGCGCCGGCCGCGCTCACCAGGGGCTTCCAGAGCTCGTCGTCCAGCGTTCCGAATCCGGTACCCGGTACCACCTGTCTGTCGAACCAGACGAAGCGCGCCTGGCCGCGCTGCTGGGCGAGGCGCATCCGCTCGTCGCCGGACATGGGCCGTTTGGCGCTGCCGACGCGCCGGAAACTGCCGCCCGGGCTGTCGTGCTGCGCGGTTCCCCTGGCTACGTCGACGGCCAGCAACCGCCTGCCGTCCAGTTCGTGGCGCGTGATGACCACGTCCATGAGTGAGGGCTTGATCGAGTCGGCGCACAACTCGACGATCATTCCTTCCAGCGCATCCATCTGACTTCGGGACGTGCCGTGTACGCTGCCTTCGTCGGTGACGCCGCACAGCAGCACGCCGCCGCCGGCATTCGCGAAGGCGGCGATTTCATCCGCGAGATCATCCCGCTTCGGGCTGATCGGTCGATCACCCTGGAAGGCGATTGCCTTGAACTCCCAATAGCTGTCCTCGCCGAGTCGCAGTCGGCGCGCGATGTCCGCCTCACCGAGAGTC harbors:
- a CDS encoding amidase; protein product: MMLSPRTFGYTPRESRRTPRPAVIIGRSGKKIRCFPAPPGSAGARRRFPTCAARDIVPRSREAERGTTVRRSRRTAASYRINRRAGSARQWMAMLAAAWLLVPGVAAAQGFQFLEATVADVHAAFASGELTCRVLVQRYIDRIEAYDQAGPALNAIQAIDPRALDRADDLDAAYAESGPTGPLHCIPVLLKDQVETRDLPTTYGSALFEGFVSRRDATIVVRMKEAGALILAKTNMGEFASRYVGSAFGIIRNAYDPTRNPSGSSGGTGAGIAANFGMVGIGEDTGGSIRGPAAVHALVGLRPTLPLVSRFGMMPANPSSDTLGPMTRTVRDAALLLDAIAGYDANDPVTAYAAGHVPDSYAADLDADGLRGARIGVIRESMDPKTDPDAEDYKQVRALIDRALDDMRALGATVVDPVTIDGLETAQRVYTTNNFETERAMNAYLAEHPNAPVKNLRDILLSGVVTPWRARGLINVVGKSTDDHAYLPILHSRERLRRSVLAAMADDDLDALVYATFDHQTTVIAPDALTNANTQDQYARGNNRFLSPATGFPALTLPAGLTADGLPIGIEMLGRPFTEATLFELGHAYEQGTRRREQPTTTPALDR
- a CDS encoding DUF1552 domain-containing protein, producing MIVTGKALPRRTVLRGLGASLALPFLDGMVPALAALRRTAAAPVPRLGVVYVPNGMRMEHWIPAAAGGDFEFPLVLKPLEPLRRHVQVLSGMHGVASAGPHPRASTRFLTGVPAKPENGADVLAGISMDQIAGRVLGRQTQLATLELAIDGRDFSGSCGNGFSCAYTNTIAWADETTPLPMENDPGIVFERLFGDSGSTDPAVRRARLGKDASLLDSVNERAHDLARELGPGDRRKLDQYLDAVRDVERRIQRTAAQSAREFPTVDRPEGVPGTFGEHARLMFDLLALAWETDLTRVATFMLGRELTGRTYAEIGVADAHHPISHHQRDPEKLAKLTKINQYHVDVFSRFLERLRTTPDGDGSLLDHAMIVYGAGMADSNAHASDDLPVLLAGGAAGTGGRHVRYSPDTPLANLHLTLLDKLGVPVDSLGHATGLLPLGG
- a CDS encoding nucleotidyltransferase domain-containing protein yields the protein MGLARDIDITASQWRTLLALLQRHLPDTEAWAYGSRAKRTSNPKSDLDLVVFSTPDQRARVGDLREALEESNLPFRVDLFVWNDVPNSFRRQIRAEHVVVCRPRPTPSSSP
- a CDS encoding nucleotidyltransferase; this translates as MIDYGKFHLSLKRLQEQHDNHRRSDDSRPELIREAIAESVIQRFETCYDCLWKVLKRYLSEGLGLPDMPNSPRPIFRLAHENDLFDSPLERWLQYAEARIDTSHDYDGEKAKACLALMPDFIADAIGLYRKMSGAAWD
- a CDS encoding type II toxin-antitoxin system VapC family toxin; amino-acid sequence: MRACTAWILDANVVSEMMRPAPEPKVARFLDGIAAEGIGFSAVTVWEVVDGIGRLDPGRRRDDLTERFQGIVDDLFEERIFDWTAADARACALILETKRRRGEPLDDHLPDAMIAGTAVSHGLRIVTRNERDFRNTGAATVNPWTQTRIAG